AGATCCACGTCCGCCACGAGTCGAACGAGGCGCGCGTGCGCGAGCGCTTCATTCTGATAGCGGCGCGCGATTGAGCCCAGGGGGCGTGAAGACGACCTCCTCTTCGAGGGGTGCTCCTCGCGGGCGCTCGACCGCTTCCGGGTGAGCCTTCCAGGTTGGTAGGAAGCGCCTTGCGGAAGGCGCTCCGGTTCACCTCTTCGCCGCCTTCTGCTCTCCACGAACACGCACACTTGGCACCCGCACGCGCCCCGCTGCGACGTAGCGTTGCACCGTCCTCAGGCTGATCCGAAGCCGCGCCGCCGCCTTGATCTTGTCGCCCCCGTCGCGCTCCAGCGCCGCCTCGACGATCTGCTGGATGAGCGACTCCAATCCGTCGTCGAGGTCGAGCACGAGCGAGGTGCTGGCGCGCGACACGCCCGCGGCGGCTTCTTCGGGCATGACCTGCGAACGGACGCCCTCGGGCAGATCGGCCACGCGCACCTGCCGCCCATCCCGGAGCAAGCAGAGCGTCTCCACGACGTTCCGGAGCTCGCGCACGTTGCCAGGCCAGTCGTAACGGAGTAGCAGCGCCTTGGCCTGCCGGCTGAACCTCGGCGGGCGAACCCCGTGTCGCGCCGAGTGCTGCGCGGTGAACTGATTCAGCAGGGGCGCGATGTCGGCGCGCCGCTCCCGCAAAGCGGGGACATTGAGCGTGATGCCCTGGATTCGATAGAACAGGTCGGCGCGAAAGCGGCCCGCGCGCACCTCCTGATCGAGCGGTCGCAGCGTGGCAAACATCAACCGGACATCCGCCTCGATCTTGGTCGCGCCGCCCACGCGCATGTACCGGCGGTTCTCGAGGAATCGCAGGAGCTTCGCCTGCATCGGCATCGGCATCTCGCCGATCTCATCGAGCAAGAGCGTGCCCCGCTCGGCCGCTTCGACTTTGCCCTTCGCCCGCTCGCTCGCCCCGGTGAACGCGCCGCGCTCGTGACCGAAGAGCTCGCTTTCAAAGAGCGCGTCGGGGATCGCCGCGCAATTGATGGGCACGAACGGCCCGCGCCGACGCTCCGAAAGCTCGTGCGCGCGCCTCGCCAGCACCTCCTTGCCGCAGCCGCTCTCGCCGATCAGCGTCAGGGTGACGTCCTTCGCGGCGACGGCGCGGAGGATTTGGTCCGCCTTTTTCATGGCGTGGGAGCGCATGATCGGCTCGAATACGACGTCAGGTCGTCGTTTTCGCTCTCGCACGCGAGAAATAGTGAGCGATCTGGTCGCAACCTGCAAGCCCGACGACGAAAGCGGCTCCAGCGATCCACGTCACCCCTCGACTGGCGAAAGCCGTCGGCTGTCTGGCTTGGAAATGCCGAGAAAGCACGCCGCTTCGAGCGCTCCAGGCACGGCCCACGGCCAAGCCGTGTTCCGGCACGGATTCTGCTGTAGCAAATACCGTGAACGAAGGTCCCACGACGAACCGCGCGCTCCGCGCCTGGGTCCAGGCGATCGCCGAACACACGCGGCCAGCACGCATCCGTTGGTGCGACGGCAGCGCGGAGGAGCGGACCCCCGTCGAGCGCGACATGGCGCTCTCCGGTTCGTTCATCGAGCTGGATCCGCAGACCCCCGAGCGTCTGGCGGCGCCACGCGTCGTCGCGGCGCGCGAGGGTTCGACGTGAGCGGGCGCGACCACGATCTGCCTTCGATTCCCCCGGATCTCGAGGCGAGCGTGCGGGCGCTGCGCTCGATGAACCCATCCGATGCGCTCGTCGAGCGCGCGCTGAGCAAGCTCCCCGAGGGGTCGGAGCGCCCGGCGGTGACAGGCAGCGCGCGGTCGCAGCGGGCGAGCTGCCCTTGGCGGTGGAGGGCCTTGCTTGCAGCCCCAGCGCTCGCGGCGCTGGCGACCGCCGTCGTCGTGGCGGGCGACAGGGGCGCGGGATCTCCGGCGATCGAGCGCTTGGAGGAGCGTGCCATCGCCTTGCCTGAGGAAGGGGACGCGTGGATGCACCTCGATCTGTGGACCGACCGCCACGCGGACGAGCCGGCGGTGGTTCACCTCGAGGTGCCCGAGCACGTGCGCGTGCGGCTACCTGACGGCGACGGTGGAGCGCTGGAGCAGCACTGCCAGCAGCAGCGCTGCTCGCACTGGCTGACGCGCTACCGTCGTGGCGACGCGCCGCTCAGCGTGGCCGTCGCGCAGCCGGGCCGCTATGAGATCCACGTTCGTCACGAGTCGAACGAGGCGCGCGTACGCGAGCGCTTCGTGCTGATCGCCGCACGCGAGTGAGCCTGGCTCTACTGCGGGAAGTCGGCCAAGGAAGCGAACCGCCAAGCCGCCAAGGGCGCCAAGAAAACCGGGGGATACGGCGAAGCGCGGAGCTCTCGTCACGGCGTCTACATCGGTGCGACCATGGCGAGCGAGACGACCGCCGCGGCGACCGGCGCTGTCGGCGTCCTCAGACACGATCCCATGGCGATGCTCGCCTTCTGCGGGTACAATATGGGCAGTTACTTTGCGCACTGGCTCGCGGTCGACAGCGGCGCGTGGTTGAGCGAAGCCGATGGTGTCCTCGACCTCCTCCGCAAGTTCGCGGATCGACTCCCCGCGGCGCCGCTGGCCGAGCACCGGTTGCTCGTCAAGCGACTGCACGATTCGCTGCATTGAGCTGAGCTGGGAGAACTCGTGGAAAACCGTATCAAATCTTCGGCGGCGAACGTCTGCCGCGATAGAGACCAGGCCTCCGCAGATGGCCGCGCTGCCGGACCACCGGCAGGTGCCGTCGCGGAAGCGCTGCGAGCAGGGCGCAGCCCCAGGAATCGCGACTTCGACCGCTTCCTTCCTGATAAGCTGCGCGCCGTCTCCGCTCAGTTCTGGACGCCGATCGAGGTCGCTGTTCGCACGGCCCAGTGGCTTGACGAGTTCGACGTCCGCACCGTCGTCGATGTCGGGTCGGGCGCCGGCAAGTTCTGCGTGGCGGCGGCGCTGGCGGGACGCAGCCACTTCACGGGGATCGAACAGCGACCTCGGCTCGTCATGGCGGCGCGCAGCCTCGCGCGGATCTTCGAGATCGAGGACCGCGCTTGTTTCGTCGAAGCCGCCCTGGGGAGAGCGGAGGTTCCTCGCGCGGACGCCTACTACTTCTTCAACCCGTTCGGCGAGAATCTCTTCGGACGAGAAGAGCACCTCGATGAAGACGTCGAGCTGGGCGTCGATCGATACCAGCACGACACTGCGGCCGCCGAAAGGCTCCTGGACGAGGCGCCACTCAACACCTATCTCCTGACGTACAACGGCTTCGGCGGACGGGTACCGGACAGCTATGACGAAGTCCGCGTCGATCGGGAGCTCCCAAACGTCCTGCGGATGTGGCGAAAGGCGCGCCTTGTGGCGACCGGTCCGGGTCTAGCGCCGGATGAGCGCTGATCACCACGACGACGCGTGATGCGCCGTCGCACATCACGCGATCCCGAGCAGATCGAGTATCGCGTTTACGAAGGTGAGCGGGTGCGGGGGACATCCAGGGACGTAGAGTGAAGGGCCAACGCTCTCCAGGAAGCCGCGGTCGACGCCCGCCGCGCCGTCGTAGAGGCCCCCGGAGATCGCGCAGGCCCCCACGGCGACGACGAACCGCGGCTCGGGCATCGCATCCCAGGCCAGCCGAACCGCCTCCTTCATGTTGCGCGTGAGCGGACCTGTCAGGACGAGCGCATCCGCGTGCCGCGGAGAAGCTACCCACTCGATCCCGAACCGCTGCACATCGAAGTTGACGTTGGTGACGGCGTTCAGCTCGAGCTCGCAGGCGTTGCAGCCGCCGGCCGAGACCTGGCGCATCTTCAGAGACCGCCCGAACAACCTCGAGAACGCCGCGGAAGCGCGGACCCGCACCATCTCCTCTTCGCCCTCTCGAACCGTGAGGTCAACGGGCTCGTTCCCGCCCATCCTGGGCTCCGGCCTGAACTCGATCTTCGTCTCGGGACAGACCTCCGCGCAAGCGTTGCAGAAGACGCAGCGGCCCAGATCGAGCGCCACCGGAGCCAGCCGGATGGCCTGGGTCGGGCACGCGTCGCGGCACGCGCTGCAATCGGCCGCGCAGGGGTCGCGGCGGATCGTCGGGCGACCACGAAACCCGGTTGGTACTGCCTTGCGGAGATCCGCGATGGCCTGCGTGCCCTGGGAGGCACGTACACGGAGCGACAAAAACATGCTCATAGATCGTTCCCGCAGTAGGAGAGGTCGAAGCTCTTGTTGCAGATCGGGAAGTCCGAGATCTCGTTGCCGCGCACCGCGAGGGCGAGCCCCATCCAGTTGCGGAGCGATGGGTCCTGGACTTTGTAATGGACCACCTCGCCGTGCGCGCCGGTCTCGATGCAGTGGACGACCTCTCCCCGAAAGCCCTCCACGAGCGAAATGGCAAGCTGGTTCGGCGCGAGCTCGCCGATCGATAGCGGCGGATGCTCCCAGTTCGGGTAGAGCGCGATGACGGTCGATATCCACGACAGGGACGCTTCGATCTCCGCGATGCGGATACGCGCGCGTGCCCAGCAGTCGCCGTCCGGCAAGACGGCGGGCTGGATGGGCACCACGCTGTACGCCCCGTGCTCCATGAGGTGGCGCGCGTCGAGCTCGATCCCCGAGGCGCGCGCGGCCAGCCCGACGAGCCCGAGCTCCCGCGCTTGCGCGGTCGTCAACGTTCCCGTGGAACGCAGCCGGTGCTGAACCGTTCGTGCCATGAGAAAGCAATCGTTGATGATCGGCAGATCTGCTTGAAGCAGCTCGAGGTTCGCGCGAATGTCGCGCAGCGTCTCCGGCGGCAGCCGCATCCGGACTCCGCCGGGACGTAGCGCTCCTCTGCCGAAGCGGCTGCCACACAGCCGCATCATCGTGTTGATCGCCGTGGTTCGGAGCCGGCCGTAGGTCGTCGCTCCCTGCAGAAATCCGACATCCGCCGCCATCCCGGCGAGCCCCGAGAGGTGCATCGCGACCCGCTCGAGCTCGAGAGCGACCGCCCGGGCGAGCTCGGTTTCGCCGTCCAGCTGGCATCCCGCGAGGCCCTCGAGGGCGGAGCAGTACGCCCATGCGTGAGCGACGCTGGTATCTCCCGCGATGGTCTCGATGAGCGGGGTCAGGCTCCGCGGATCACGCTCGAGGAGCCGACGTTCGACGCCACGGTGCTGATAACCGAGGTGGATCTCCAGGTGATGCACCTGCTCCCCGAGGCACATGAAACGAAAGGAGCCGGGCTCGATCACCCCGGCATGGATGGGGCCGACAGCGACCTCGTGCACCTCCTTCCCTTCAATCTTGTAGAATGGGTGCGAGCGCATCGCCGATTGCTCCTGCCCCTCGTAGCGGATCGGCTTGAGCCACGGATGTCCGGCGATTCGCACGCCGGTCTGCTCGTGGAGCTCGCGCTCGAAGCAGTGAAGCGCGGCGTGCTCTGTCGTCATCTCGTGGTACCCGCGCTCCGGGGCCACCTCGGTCCTCGAGACGCGCAGGGAACGGTCCGACGCCTGAAGAACCGCCGTGATCGCGACGCGGTCGAGGTCGCGCCTGCCGACCAGCGTGACCACACGCATGTCCGCGCGGAGCTGCTTCAAGAGATCTTCGCGCCACGGCCCCGGCTCGAGCCTCGGGATCGCGTCCACGGCGACCTGGTGGGCGGTCATCGATGCCTTCACGGCCCCTCCAAGCAACCAGCCACCTGCGCGAGCAGCGAGTTGATGGGCGGCGGGATGTAGACGCCCAGCACCACCAGCGCGACGAGGAACCCGAGCTTGGGCAGAGCGACCGGCAGCGTCTGCCGAGGCCAGCTGCGCTGCCTCGTGGGTTCACCCCAGATCATCGGAAACACCGCTCGCCCCGTCGCCACGAACGTCATCGTGATCAGCACGCAGAAGGCGGCGAAGACGAGCATCTGCCCCGAGCCGACGAGGGCAGACAGGATCAGGAGCTCTCCGAGAAAGCTGCCGAACGGCGGAAAGCCGAGCAGCGCGAAGGTGCCGACCATCAAGAACCCGCCGCTGTACGGGAGGTCCTCGATGAGGCCCGATATCGCGCGCGTGTCCTTGGTACGATAATGAGCCTTGATCGTGCCCGCCGTGAGGAAGAGGATCGCCTTGATGAAGGCGTTGCTCAGGACATAGAGCAGAAGTCCGTAGGACGCCGACTTGCCGACGCCGAGGCCGATCGCGATCACTCCGGCATGGTTGATCGACGCATAAGCGATGAGGCGCTTCAGGTTGCGGGTCGCTATGATGCCGACCGTCGACACGACCACCGAGACGATGCCCATCGTGAGGAGCTCGCCTTCCAAGAGCGCCGCGTGGGTCGGTCGGACCACCTGAACGACGCGGAGCAGCGCGACGAGAACGCAGTTGAACTGGACGGCGCCGAGGAGCGCCGCGACGGCCGGCGGGGCCTCGTCGTAGGCCTCCGGGAGCCAGCTGTACATCGGCGCGAGGCCCAGCTTGGTGCCCAGCCCGAGGAGCGCCAGCGCGGCCCCGAGCTTCGTCCAGTGGTTCACCGGGATCGCGGAAGGCTCGAGGAGGCGATCGAGGAAGAACGTCGGAGCCTGGCCGCCGGCTTCGAGCCCGCGCCCCAGGCAGATGAAGCCGACGAGGAGCACGCCGAGCCCGACGGACGAGAAGAGCAAATAGCGCCATGACGCTCGATGGGACGCCGGTACGCCGGGTCGCACGATGAGGGGCGCGGCCGCGAGGGTGGTCGCCTCGAGCGCGATCCAGAGCAACACCAGGTGATTCGCGATAAGCACCGTGTTGGCTGCAGCCAGGAACAACAGCGCCAGCCACACGAACCGCGCGATGTCCTGGCGGAGCGCCGGGGTCGTGTACACCCGATGCATCACGTACAGGGAGATGCCGAGGAAGATCGAGTCCACGACGGTCATGAAGAGCCGTGAAGTCGCGTCCAGGCGAAAGAATCCGCCGAGAGAGCCCGGGACGTCGGGGGGCATCGCGGCTCCCATGATCGCGAGGGCCGTCGTTATCGCGGAGGCGCCGACAAGGACCAGCGTGGCTCGTTCGCGGGCGGCGCGCGCGATGAGCGCCACGGATGCGAGCGCTGGAAGCAGGACGAGGGCGATCGTGCTCATAGCGTGGGCCCCTCCACGGCGCCCTCGGGCTGCGCGGCGGTGCTCGCGCCGAGCATCTTGAGATACCAGCGATAGAGCGCGATCGTCACGGCGACGACGGCGACCTGACCGAGCTGAACGGCGAGCATGTCGTGCTCGTGCGCGCCGCCGAGCTCGAATAGAGCGATCGCGTTCTCGACGCGAAGAACACCCACCATCTGGCTGAACGGACCGGATTGCGTCGATAG
The DNA window shown above is from Sorangium aterium and carries:
- a CDS encoding sigma-54 interaction domain-containing protein, with the translated sequence MRSHAMKKADQILRAVAAKDVTLTLIGESGCGKEVLARRAHELSERRRGPFVPINCAAIPDALFESELFGHERGAFTGASERAKGKVEAAERGTLLLDEIGEMPMPMQAKLLRFLENRRYMRVGGATKIEADVRLMFATLRPLDQEVRAGRFRADLFYRIQGITLNVPALRERRADIAPLLNQFTAQHSARHGVRPPRFSRQAKALLLRYDWPGNVRELRNVVETLCLLRDGRQVRVADLPEGVRSQVMPEEAAAGVSRASTSLVLDLDDGLESLIQQIVEAALERDGGDKIKAAARLRISLRTVQRYVAAGRVRVPSVRVRGEQKAAKR
- a CDS encoding 4Fe-4S binding protein → MFLSLRVRASQGTQAIADLRKAVPTGFRGRPTIRRDPCAADCSACRDACPTQAIRLAPVALDLGRCVFCNACAEVCPETKIEFRPEPRMGGNEPVDLTVREGEEEMVRVRASAAFSRLFGRSLKMRQVSAGGCNACELELNAVTNVNFDVQRFGIEWVASPRHADALVLTGPLTRNMKEAVRLAWDAMPEPRFVVAVGACAISGGLYDGAAGVDRGFLESVGPSLYVPGCPPHPLTFVNAILDLLGIA
- a CDS encoding hydrogenase large subunit, with product MKASMTAHQVAVDAIPRLEPGPWREDLLKQLRADMRVVTLVGRRDLDRVAITAVLQASDRSLRVSRTEVAPERGYHEMTTEHAALHCFERELHEQTGVRIAGHPWLKPIRYEGQEQSAMRSHPFYKIEGKEVHEVAVGPIHAGVIEPGSFRFMCLGEQVHHLEIHLGYQHRGVERRLLERDPRSLTPLIETIAGDTSVAHAWAYCSALEGLAGCQLDGETELARAVALELERVAMHLSGLAGMAADVGFLQGATTYGRLRTTAINTMMRLCGSRFGRGALRPGGVRMRLPPETLRDIRANLELLQADLPIINDCFLMARTVQHRLRSTGTLTTAQARELGLVGLAARASGIELDARHLMEHGAYSVVPIQPAVLPDGDCWARARIRIAEIEASLSWISTVIALYPNWEHPPLSIGELAPNQLAISLVEGFRGEVVHCIETGAHGEVVHYKVQDPSLRNWMGLALAVRGNEISDFPICNKSFDLSYCGNDL
- a CDS encoding proton-conducting transporter transmembrane domain-containing protein → MSTIALVLLPALASVALIARAARERATLVLVGASAITTALAIMGAAMPPDVPGSLGGFFRLDATSRLFMTVVDSIFLGISLYVMHRVYTTPALRQDIARFVWLALLFLAAANTVLIANHLVLLWIALEATTLAAAPLIVRPGVPASHRASWRYLLFSSVGLGVLLVGFICLGRGLEAGGQAPTFFLDRLLEPSAIPVNHWTKLGAALALLGLGTKLGLAPMYSWLPEAYDEAPPAVAALLGAVQFNCVLVALLRVVQVVRPTHAALLEGELLTMGIVSVVVSTVGIIATRNLKRLIAYASINHAGVIAIGLGVGKSASYGLLLYVLSNAFIKAILFLTAGTIKAHYRTKDTRAISGLIEDLPYSGGFLMVGTFALLGFPPFGSFLGELLILSALVGSGQMLVFAAFCVLITMTFVATGRAVFPMIWGEPTRQRSWPRQTLPVALPKLGFLVALVVLGVYIPPPINSLLAQVAGCLEGP